In Montipora foliosa isolate CH-2021 chromosome 13, ASM3666993v2, whole genome shotgun sequence, one DNA window encodes the following:
- the LOC137981941 gene encoding uncharacterized protein, with the protein MSKEEVNHHKKVRGAYRGHCNQDIKRAERLMADTEVFNNTELKAIAERLSRRLDEIKAMDSRILNALGTDEEISEETDQALTFQDDIYYWILKIKEFVTNEHHPVSTFQVKPTPRVHINLPKLHIQPFDGNPLEWLTFWDSYSNAVHNNPELNNIDKMNYLKGLITCNAARAISGLPMTSQNYEKAIEMLQGRFGRKQVLINAHMESLSKISAPSADVQQLRKFYDSCESNIRALETLGVQTDSYGSLLIPILLKKLPEQLRCTIFRTNPLADCSLNDLRTALCHEIDTREKSQLTQENDASSDVDDVLVPPVGALLTNTQPRVIHPPPKSFNTNGTFEPKPCIYCDGKHRHDKCSKVKTTKERRTILMQKNKCRNCLRSGHTRYQCRSKGRCLNCGLKHHTSICEPREP; encoded by the coding sequence ATGTCCAAAGAGGAAGTAAACCACCACAAGAAAGTCAGAGGGGCATACAGAGGACACTGTAACCAAGACATCAAACGCGCGGAAAGACTTATGGCCGACACTGAGGTTTTCAACAACACGGAACTGAAAGCAATTGCAGAGCGCCTCTCAAGACGATTGGACGAAATAAAGGCTATGGATTCCAGGATCTTGAACGCACTAGGAACAGATGAAGAAATAAGCGAAGAGACAGATCAAGCATTGACGTTCCAAGACGATATCTATTATTGGATTCTGAAAATCAAAGAATTCGTCACAAACGAGCATCATCCGGTGAGTACGTTCCAAGTCAAACCAACACCTAGAGTCCACATCAACCTTCCAAAACTACATATCCAACCATTTGACGGAAACCCCCTTGAGTGGCTTACGTTTTGGGATAGTTACAGTAACGCAGTACACAACAATCCTGAACTGAACAATATTGACAAAATGAACTATTTGAAGGGATTGATAACCTGCAACGCAGCGCGCGCGATTTCAGGGCTGCCAATGACGTCACAAAACTATGAAAAAGCCATTGAAATGCTGCAAGGACGCTTCGGAAGGAAACAAGTTCTAATCAACGCACATATGGAATCGCTTTCAAAAATCAGCGCGCCTTCAGCTGATGTGCAGCAATTACGAAAATTTTACGACAGCTGCGAGAGCAACATTCGTGCCTTAGAAACACTGGGAGTCCAGACAGATTCATATGGAAGTCTATTAATCCCAATACTACTAAAGAAATTACCAGAACAATTACGTTGTACAATATTCAGAACAAATCCTCTGGCAGATTGTTCCCTAAATGATTTACGAACAGCACTTTGCCATGAAATAGACACAAGGGAAAAAAGTCAACTTACGCAAGAAAATGACGCAAGCTCAGACGTTGACGACGTTCTCGTACCCCCAGTTGGCGCCTTACTCACAAACACTCAACCGCGCGTAATACACCCACCACCAAAAAGCTTCAATACGAATGGAACATTTGAGCCAAAACCATGCATATATTGTGACGGTAAACATCGTCACGACAAATGCTCGAaagtaaaaacaacaaaagagaGACGAACCATATTGATGCAGAAAAATAAATGCCGTAACTGCCTCCGATCAGGCCACACAAGATATCAATGTCGCTCAAAAGGACGATGTCTAAATTGCGGACTAAAACACCATACGTCGATCTGTGAACCACGTGAGCCTTAA
- the LOC137981940 gene encoding uncharacterized protein, whose protein sequence is MPTLTSTTSHTNTLMQTALVTASGPATRCQACILIDTGSQKTFITQCLKNKLQLKAVQNDTLDVTTFGSTRGTPKSYEVVTLTLNAVNKDVKITALVTPIICPPLSSTQNTEIPVEFKALALADPLTAEGDRTIDILIGNDHYAHIIVGNTKKSQDERLMATQSKFGWLLSGPVPNNESSTETTLSTLCQMIGAQPTRNEHLNETLTKFWEINKLPDECNAPEVTDVQKHFQDTIEFNKVTGRYTVRLPWKDNKQNLPTNFTLTRKRLINLQQTLKGKHPELIYKYNQQLIDQLKRGFIEQVLDPNIHEGVIHYIPHFPVFKESSTTAMRIVYDASAKISSKALSLNDCLHTGPNLIQRLQTMLLTFRSHKIAFTADIEKAFLQIELNTQDRDATRFLWLKDVAKSANNTDNLVVYRFCRVLFGAAPSPYLLNATIQHHLIKQNDWISVDLQRSIYMDNVLTGTNTIAEALEYCTSSRNCFQKAGMNLRQWTSNSPTLNRQAHDDGVHAEPMVKVLGPNWNTKTDTLSLSLTKLITEINSIDKISKRSVLSLSSKLYDPLGFVKPVTVKAKIMMQELWKHNLPWDKELPDSFKENWVRWLDELQTLTPLEIPRQYFNNCGSEVQLHVFCDSSQLAYGAVAYLRGTTPKGGTKCTFVMSKSKVAPIKPQTMPRLELLAAVLGAELSKYLSNTILPKFYSCQIILWSDSQIVLSWISSSKPLRQQFIQHRVQLIRDITSQNTRKYCPTTSNPADLITRGMNARAFISKQQYWNQGPPWLMKPTQEWPSITENQLPDSTEY, encoded by the coding sequence ATGCCAACCTTGACAAGTACAACGTCACATACAAATACACTAATGCAAACTGCACTGGTCACAGCAAGCGGACCAGCTACGAGATGCCAAGCGTGCATCCTTATCGATACCGGATCACAGAAGACATTCATTACGCAATGCCTGAAGAATAAGCTGCAGTTGAAAGCAGTTCAGAACGACACACTAGACGTCACCACATTTGGTTCAACTAGAGGTACTCCGAAATCCTACGAAGTCGTAACACTTACCTTAAACGCGGTAAATAAAGATGTCAAGATAACAGCCTTGGTCACGCCCATCATCTGCCCACCACTCTCAAGCACCCAAAATACGGAAATTCCTGTTGAATTCAAAGCTCTCGCTTTAGCCGATCCACTAACCGCAGAAGGTGATCGCACAATAGATATACTCATAGGAAACGACCACTACGCCCATATCATTGTGGGAAACACAAAGAAATCACAAGATGAGAGATTGATGGCCACACAAAGCAAGTTTGGATGGCTTCTCTCAGGACCGGTACCCAACAACGAATCCAGTACGGAAACTACACTCAGCACATTATGTCAAATGATTGGTGCACAGCCCACAAGAAACGAACACCTCAACGAAACTCTCACTAAGTTCTGGGAAATAAATAAACTCCCAGATGAATGCAACGCCCCTGAGGTAACAGACGTCCAGAAACATTTTCAAGACACCATTGAATTCAACAAAGTTACCGGCAGATATACTGTAAGACTCCCATGGAAGGACAACAAGCAAAACCTACCAACAAACTTCACATTGACGAGAAAAAGACTGATCAACCTGCAGCAAACCCTAAAAGGAAAACATCCAGAGCTTATTTACAAATACAACCAACAACTGATCGATCAACTCAAGAGGGGATTCATAGAACAAGTCCTCGACCCGAACATACATGAAGGAGTCATACACTACATACCCCATTTTCCAGTCTTCAAGGAAAGCAGCACAACCGCTATGAGAATCGTATACGACGCTTCAGCAAAAATATCATCGAAGGCATTAAGCCTCAACGATTGCCTTCATACAGGGCCTAACCTCATACAAAGACTACAAACTATGCTACTCACCTTCAGATCACACAAAATAGCCTTCACGGCAGATATCGAAAAGGCGTTCCTACAAATAGAACTCAACACTCAAGACAGGGATGCTACGAGATTCCTTTGGCTCAAAGATGTGGCCAAATCTGCGAATAATACAGACAATTTGGTCGTCTACAGATTCTGTCGAGTACTTTTCGGAGCCGCGCCGTCCCCATACTTACTGAATGCTACAATACAGCATCACCTCATCAAGCAAAACGACTGGATATCAGTAGACTTACAACGTTCGATTTACATGGACAACGTCCTTACGGGAACGAACACTATAGCTGAAGCCTTAGAGTATTGCACATCATCAAGAAACTGCTTCCAAAAGGCGGGTATGAATTTACGACAATGGACCAGCAACTCTCCTACTTTAAACCGCCAAGCTCATGATGACGGCGTACACGCAGAACCAATGGTCAAAGTACTAGGACCTAATTGGAACACAAAGACAGATACTCTATCACTATCATTAACAAAACTTATCACGGAAATCAACAGCATAGACAAAATCTCCAAAAGATCAGTATTAAGCTTATCTTCAAAACTATACGACCCCTTGGGATTTGTGAAACCAGTGACAGTAAAAGCGAAAATAATGATGCAGGAACTATGGAAACACAACCTACCATGGGACAAAGAACTTCCTGATAGCTTTAAGGAGAACTGGGTCAGATGGCTGGATGAACTCCAAACTCTGACCCCACTAGAAATACCCAGACAATACTTCAATAATTGTGGCAGTGAAGTTCAACTACACGTGTTCTGTGACAGTAGCCAACTAGCATACGGAGCGGTGGCCTATTTGAGAGGAACCACCCCCAAAGGTGGGACAAAATGCACATTCGTAATGTCCAAAAGCAAAGTAGCACCCATAAAACCACAAACAATGCCACGATTGGAACTACTTGCAGCAGTGCTCGGAGCAGAATTATCTAAATACCTGTCAAATACCATACTTCCAAAGTTCTACTCGTGTCAAATTATATTGTGGAGTGACTCACAAATCGTGTTATCATGGATATCTTCATCAAAGCCTCTACGACAACAGTTTATCCAACATCGAGTACAACTGATTAGAGACATCACCTCGCAGAATACGCGGAAGTACTGCCCGACCACATCCAATCCTGCAGACCTCATTACCAGGGGAATGAACGCTAGAGCTTTTATATCTAAACAGCAGTATTGGAACCAAGGGCCTCCATGGCTTATGAAGCCAACACAGGAATGGCCATCAATCACTGAAAACCAGTTACCAGACAGCACAGAATATTAA
- the LOC137981939 gene encoding uncharacterized protein, with translation MIRNTSLNAIELQIILTEIEATLNSRPLAYPYTDINDGPPLTPSHFLCGHRLLTLPDTEEDSNYIPQDSVKDLTRRATYYQKIMQAFWKQWQRQYLTGLREQHSSQKNKNISGERVARGKVVLIHDETPRNQWKLGVIIQLHQGKDELVRSVTLKTAKGNLISRPIEKLYPLEVLSEEDNLQDSKDKFKNPEEVRSTSEIRTQRASAQRAALKIKELSRLNEL, from the coding sequence ATGATTAGAAACACGTCTCTGAACGCTATAGAATTACAAATCATACTTACAGAAATCGAAGCTACACTTAATAGTCGCCCACTTGCTTATCCATATACAGACATCAATGACGGTCCACCTCTTACCCCATCCCATTTCCTCTGCGGACACAGACTTCTAACACTACCGGATACAGAAGAAGACTCCAACTACATCCCTCAGGATTCGGTCAAAGATTTAACAAGACGAGCGACATACTACCAGAAAATAATGCAAGCTTTCTGGAAACAATGGCAAAGGCAATACTTAACCGGTCTCAGGGAACAACATTCATCgcagaagaacaaaaacatatCGGGAGAAAGAGTGGCTCGAGGTAAGGTTGTCTTGATACATGATGAAACACCGCGAAATCAGTGGAAACTCGGAGTCATCATTCAACTACATCAGGGGAAGGATGAGTTGGTGCGCTCTGTCACTCTAAAAACAGCAAAGGGAAACCTAATCTCGAGACCTATTGAGAAGCTTTACCCTCTTGAAGTGTTATCCGAGGAAGATAACCTGCAAGACTCTAAAGACAAATTTAAGAACCCTGAAGAAGTAAGGTCGACAAGCGAAATAAGAACACAACGAGCTAGTGCTCAACGAGCTGCACTGAAAATAAAGGAACTCTCTAGACTTAATGAACTTTAA